One Tripterygium wilfordii isolate XIE 37 chromosome 10, ASM1340144v1, whole genome shotgun sequence DNA segment encodes these proteins:
- the LOC120007269 gene encoding polygalacturonase-like, whose protein sequence is MRRKEQKKEIEASTHALDRTCGGYFSPTKELSALATYAPVSPFSRQLEPMTSWCIALLFIVFVSKPSFSAPITYNVLSYGAKPNGVKDSTQAFLDAWSDACGSNKSTVIYVPKGRYMVGSMVFKGVCKSSDIAFRVDGTLVAPADYNVLGKAKSWLSFEGVSGVSILGGALDAGGSLLWACKLGPRSNNCPNGATTLSFTNSNNIQISGLMSINSQMFHIVINGCQNVHIERAKVIAAGDSPNTDGIHVQYSTNVEIISSSIKTGDDCISIGPGTKNLWIEHVTCGPGHGISIGSLGKELDEEGVQNVTVKRTIFSGSTNGFRIKSWARPSNGFVQGVRFIGAVMQNVQNPIIIDQHYCPHNLKCPNRVSGVRINDVMYQGIRGSSATSIAIMLDCSSKYPCTNIKLQNVHLTYMNRAAQSSCANAVGKTLGLVKPDSCL, encoded by the exons ATGAGAAGAAAGGAACAAAAGAAGGAAATTGAGGCAAGCACACATGCACTAGATCGTACATGTGGTGGATATTTTTCGCCCACCAAGGAACTGTCCGCTCTGGCCACCTATGCACCAGTTAGTCCATTCTCCCGCCAACtcgaacccatgacctcttgg TGTATTGCACTTCTCTTCATTGTATTTGTATCGAAACCCTCCTTCTCAGCACCAATTACATACAATGTGTTAAGCTATGGAGCCAAACCAAATGGCGTGAAGGACTCAACGCAAGCATTTCTTGATGCATGGAGCGATGCCTGTGGTTCTAATAAATCAACGGTGATCTATGTCCCCAAAGGAAGGTACATGGTTGGATCTATGGTCTTCAAAGGAGTGTGCAAGAGCTCTGACATCGCTTTCCGAGTCGATGGAACGCTTGTGGCTCCTGCGGATTATAATGTATTAGGGAAAGCTAAGAGTTGGCTTAGTTTTGAAGGAGTGAGTGGTGTTTCCATTTTAGGTGGAGCTCTTGATGCTGGAGGTTCACTCTTGTGGGCTTGTAAATTGGGCCCAAGAAGCAACAACTGCCCTAATGGAGCTACG ACATTGAGCttcacaaattcaaacaatatTCAGATAAGTGGATTGATGTCGATTAACAGCCAAATGTTTCACATTGTGATCAATGGCTGTCAAAATGTGCACATTGAAAGAGCTAAAGTCATAGCGGCAGGGGACAGTCCCAATACTGATGGCATCCATGTCCAGTATTCCACAAATGTTGAGATCATATCTTCTTCTATCAAAACTGGGGATGATTGCATCTCTATTGGGCCTGGTACCAAGAACTTGTGGATAGAACATGTCACGTGTGGGCCGGGCCATGGAATTAG TATTGGAAGCTTGGGCAAGGAATTGGATGAAGAAGGGGTACAAAATGTAACAGTGAAGAGAACCATTTTTAGTGGCAGTACAAATGGGTTCAGAATAAAGTCATGGGCCAGGCCCAGCAATGGATTTGTTCAAGGGGTTAGATTCATTGGTGCAGTTATGCAGAATGTTCAAAACCCTATCATCATAGACCAACATTATTGCCCACATAATCTAAAGTGCCCTAATCGG GTTTCGGGTGTCAGAATCAATGACGTGATGTATCAAGGAATCCGAGGTTCATCAGCGACATCAATAGCTATAATGTTGGATTGTAGCTCTAAATACCCATGCACAAACATAAAATTGCAAAATGTACACTTGACTTACATGAATCGGGCAGCTCAATCATCATGTGCCAATGCAGTAGGGAAGACGCTGGGGTTGGTTAAGCCAGATAGTTGTTTATAA